In Vibrio diazotrophicus, the following proteins share a genomic window:
- the plsY gene encoding glycerol-3-phosphate 1-O-acyltransferase PlsY yields the protein MTPLALIMIISAYLLGSISSAVLICRLLRLPDPRGVGSNNPGATNVLRIGGKKAAAAVLLCDMLKGTIPVWAGYFLKIDPLILGLVAIAACLGHMYPIFFHFKGGKGVATALGAIAPIGLDLTAMIMATWLFVAVIFRYSSLAAIVTVLLAPLYTWLVKPQYTLPVAMLCCLIILRHHQNIKRLFAGTEPKVGEKKKA from the coding sequence ATGACGCCATTGGCACTAATAATGATAATTTCCGCTTATTTACTGGGGTCGATCTCCAGTGCGGTGCTGATCTGTCGTTTATTACGCCTGCCAGACCCTAGAGGTGTGGGTTCAAATAATCCGGGTGCTACAAACGTCTTACGAATTGGTGGCAAAAAAGCAGCGGCGGCAGTGTTACTGTGCGACATGCTCAAAGGCACGATTCCGGTTTGGGCGGGTTACTTTCTAAAAATAGATCCACTCATTTTAGGTTTGGTTGCCATCGCGGCATGCCTTGGTCATATGTACCCAATTTTCTTTCACTTTAAAGGTGGGAAAGGTGTCGCTACCGCTTTAGGTGCTATCGCCCCTATCGGGTTAGATTTAACAGCCATGATTATGGCGACTTGGCTATTTGTGGCGGTCATTTTCCGCTATTCATCTTTGGCCGCGATAGTCACCGTGTTGCTTGCCCCTCTTTATACATGGCTGGTAAAACCCCAATATACTCTGCCAGTAGCCATGCTCTGCTGTTTAATTATCTTGCGCCATCACCAAAACATTAAGCGTCTCTTTGCCGGAACAGAACCTAAAGTCGGCGAAAAAAAGAAAGCTTAA
- the tsaD gene encoding tRNA (adenosine(37)-N6)-threonylcarbamoyltransferase complex transferase subunit TsaD, which translates to MRIIGIETSCDETGIAIYDDEKGLLSHKLYSQVKLHADYGGVVPELASRDHVKKTIPLIKAAMAEANLTPKDIDGVAYTAGPGLVGALLVGATIGRSIAYAWNVPAVAVHHMEGHLLAPMLEDNPPPFPFVALLVSGGHSMMVEVKGIGEYRILGESIDDAAGEAFDKTAKLMGLDYPGGPLLSRLAEKGTPGRFKFPRPMTDRPGLDMSFSGLKTFTANTISANGDDEQTRADIAYAFQDAVCSTLVIKCKRALEETGMKRIVIAGGVSANKQLRADLAKLAEKIGGEVYYPRTEFCTDNGAMIAFAGMQRLKNGDVTDLSVEARPRWPIDQLTPIE; encoded by the coding sequence ATGCGTATTATTGGTATTGAAACCTCTTGTGATGAGACGGGTATAGCGATTTACGACGACGAAAAGGGATTGCTGTCACATAAGCTTTATAGCCAAGTAAAACTTCATGCTGACTACGGCGGTGTTGTGCCAGAACTGGCTTCGCGTGACCACGTTAAGAAAACCATACCTCTTATTAAGGCGGCAATGGCAGAAGCGAATTTAACGCCTAAAGACATTGATGGTGTTGCATATACAGCAGGACCTGGTCTAGTAGGGGCTCTATTAGTTGGTGCAACCATTGGACGCAGTATTGCTTACGCGTGGAATGTTCCTGCTGTAGCGGTACACCATATGGAAGGCCACTTACTCGCGCCAATGTTGGAAGACAATCCACCTCCGTTCCCATTTGTTGCACTGCTTGTTTCAGGTGGTCACAGCATGATGGTTGAAGTAAAAGGTATTGGTGAGTACCGCATTCTTGGCGAATCTATTGATGATGCGGCGGGTGAAGCGTTTGATAAAACTGCGAAACTCATGGGGCTGGATTACCCAGGTGGTCCTTTGCTTTCACGCTTAGCAGAAAAAGGCACACCGGGGCGCTTTAAGTTTCCTCGTCCTATGACGGATCGCCCTGGTTTAGATATGAGCTTTTCTGGCCTGAAAACTTTTACGGCTAATACCATTTCAGCAAACGGTGACGATGAACAAACTCGTGCCGATATTGCCTATGCATTCCAAGATGCAGTTTGTTCAACGCTGGTTATTAAGTGTAAACGTGCGTTGGAAGAAACTGGCATGAAGCGAATTGTCATTGCGGGTGGTGTAAGTGCCAATAAACAGTTACGCGCAGATTTAGCTAAGCTAGCAGAAAAAATCGGTGGTGAAGTGTATTACCCACGTACCGAGTTTTGTACTGATAACGGTGCCATGATCGCGTTTGCTGGTATGCAGCGTTTGAAGAATGGTGACGTGACAGATTTGAGTGTCGAAGCTCGTCCTCGCTGGCCAATTGATCAATTGACACCGATTGAGTAA
- the rpsU gene encoding 30S ribosomal protein S21, producing MPVVKVRENEPFDVALRRFKRSCEKAGILSEVRRREHYEKPTTVRKRAKAAAQKRHAKKLARENARRVRLY from the coding sequence ATGCCAGTAGTTAAAGTACGTGAAAACGAACCGTTCGACGTTGCACTACGTCGTTTCAAACGCTCTTGCGAAAAAGCAGGTATCCTTTCTGAAGTGCGTCGTCGTGAGCACTACGAAAAACCAACTACAGTTCGCAAACGCGCTAAAGCAGCAGCTCAAAAGCGTCACGCTAAGAAGCTTGCTCGCGAAAACGCTCGTCGCGTTCGCCTGTACTAA
- a CDS encoding GatB/YqeY domain-containing protein gives MALIDNLREEQKLAMKAKDKARLGTIRLALSAIKQREVDEKITLTDDDIVAVLTKMVKQRRDSVSQYEAANRLDLAEVEQAEITILEEFMPQPLSEEEVLALIEGAIAESSPAGMQDMGKVMAILKPQIQGRADMGKVSGLVRAKLA, from the coding sequence ATGGCTCTTATTGATAATCTCAGAGAAGAGCAAAAATTAGCGATGAAAGCCAAGGACAAAGCGCGCCTTGGCACTATTCGTTTAGCCCTTTCAGCAATCAAACAACGTGAAGTTGACGAGAAGATTACTCTGACCGATGACGATATCGTTGCAGTGCTGACAAAAATGGTTAAACAACGTCGCGACTCTGTATCGCAATACGAAGCAGCAAATCGTTTAGATTTAGCTGAAGTGGAGCAAGCAGAAATCACTATACTTGAGGAATTTATGCCTCAACCATTGAGTGAAGAAGAAGTGTTAGCACTAATTGAAGGTGCTATCGCAGAATCCTCTCCAGCGGGCATGCAAGACATGGGTAAAGTGATGGCTATCTTGAAACCACAAATTCAAGGGCGTGCAGATATGGGTAAAGTCAGCGGTTTAGTTCGCGCTAAGCTGGCTTAA